The following proteins come from a genomic window of Acinonyx jubatus isolate Ajub_Pintada_27869175 chromosome C1, VMU_Ajub_asm_v1.0, whole genome shotgun sequence:
- the ITPRID2 gene encoding protein ITPRID2 isoform X1 yields MDRPLVASAEAEEELEWQVASRRRKAWAKCRGSWQASETEDLSTEATTQDEDEDDEEDLPGAKLPAAPGRGNVPNEKIAIWLKDCRTPLGASLDEQSSNTLKGVLVRNGGSFEDDLSLGAEANHLHETDTQIENCNNILAKERRLQFHQKGRSMNSTGSGKSSGTVSSVSELLELYEEDPEEILYNLGFGRDEPDIASKIPSRFFNSSSFARGIDIKVFLSAQMQRMEVENPNYALTSRFRQIEVLTTVANAFSSLYSQVSGTPLQRIGSMSSVTSNKETDSPPPLTRSNTANRLMKTLSKLNLCVDKTEKGESSSPSPATDKGKIPNVSVMEESGNKNDQKCQKIVKKKDSSSMLATVKEEVSGSSATVMENSDIDRLSDVANSNFNQKTESEQNGETQSHENKLGEESGILESDLGNDFSMSSHSELENGSELKGVHVSTPEKEPCAPLTIPSIRNIMAQQKDSFEMEEVQSTEGEAPHVPAAYQLGLTKSKRDHLLRTASQHSDSSGFAEDSTDCLSLSHLQVHESLQAMGSSADSCDSETTVTSFGEDLVTPTAQDQPYFHESEEESLIPLQKGREKAATIADRRSDSQNFPQCETVEPAGNTESPCGGGDHITAITEVKEDLSPAQPVDLLGEASAESDVDKSSECEFAQYTTHHILKSLASIEARCSEKSSENTTGPPSSVDRVNTALQRAQMKVCSLSSQRVGRSLIKSKDLLKQRYLFAKAGYPLRRSQSLPTTLLSPVRVVSSVNVRLSPGKETRCSPPSFTYKYTPEEEQKLEKEVIEHDGQSLVKSTIFISPSSVKKEEASQSEVNRLEECHHRRTPSCSLYAPAPVSQSTCSLHSAHSEWQERPLCEHMRTLSTHSVPNISGATCSAFTTPFGCPNSHRHAAYPYRACSVNPPSAIEMQLRRVLHDIRNSLQNLSQYPVTRGPDLAAAPYSTQKSSVLPLYENTFQELQVMRRSLNLFRTQMMDLELAMLRQQTMVYHHMTEEERCEVDQLQSLRNSVRMELQDLELQLEERLLGLEEQFRAVRMPSPFRASALAGMCGSRSADNLSCPSPLNVMEPVTELMREQSYLKSELGMGLGEMAFEIPPGESSESVFSQATSESSSVCSGPSHANRRTGVPCSDSVGKPKTHLVPSKKVFRASVALTPTAPSRMGSVQTPPDVESSEEVGAAEEASEAVGPKSVVEEGNGKIPLMPATEEMHKNVEQDELQQVIREIKESIVGEIRREIVSGLLAAVSSSKASNSKQDSH; encoded by the exons ATGGACCGGCCCCTGGTGGCGTCGGCGGAGGCGGAGGAGGAACTGGAGTGGCAAGTGGCGAGTCGCAGGAGGAAGGCCTGGGCCAAGTGCCGCGGCTCCTGGCAGGCGTCGGAAACGGAGGACCTGTCCACAGAAGCGACGACGCaggacgaggacgaggacgaCGAGGAGGACCTCCCGGGCGCGAAGCTGCCGGCGGCCCCGGGGAGAG GAAACGTGCCCAACGAGAAGATCGCGATATGGCTCAAGGACTGCCG TACCCCTTTGGGAGCCTCACTGGATGAGCAAAGCAGTAATACACTCAAGG GTGTGCTTGTGAGAAATGGAGGCAGTTTTGAAGATGATTTGTCATTGGGAGCTGAAG CCAACCACCTCCATGAAACGGATACTCAAATTGAAAACTG CAATAATATCTTGGCCAAAGAGAGAAGACTGCAGTTTCATCAGAAAGGGAGAAGTATGAATTCCACTGGATCTGGGAAAAGTAGTGGCACAGTCTCAAG tgtttCAGAATTGTTGGAACTTTATGAAGAAGATCCTGAAGAAATTCTTTATAATCTTGGATTTGGACGAGATGAACCAGATATTGCTTCCAAAATCCCCTCCagattttttaattcatcatcaTTTGCCAGAGGGATAgatattaaagtatttttgagTGCTCAAATGCAACGGATGGAAGTAGAAAATCCAAATTACGCTTTAACAA gCCGTTTTCGTCAAATCGAAGTGCTTACTACTGTGGccaatgcattttcttctttatattcccAAGTCTCTGGGACTCCCCTGCAGAGAATTGGAAGTATGTCCTCAGTGACTTCTAACAAGGAGACAGACTCACCTCCACCTTTAACCCGAAGTAACACTGCAAATCGTTTAATGAAAACACTATCAAAACTAAATTTATGTGTtgataaaacagagaaaggagaaagtagtAGTCCTTCCCCAGCAACTGATAAAGGAAAGATTCCGAATGTTTCGGTGATGGAAGAAAGTggcaataaaaatgatcaaaaatgtcaaaaaattgtaaaaaagaaagactcaTCTTCTATGTTGGCTACAGTTAAAGAAGAAGTATCAGGTAGTTCAGCAACTGTTATGGAGAATTCTGACATTGATAGACTTTCTGATGTAGCAAATAGCAATTTTAACCAAAAAACTGAAagtgaacaaaatggagaaaCCCAAAGCCATGAGAATAAACTGGGTGAGGAATCTGGTATTCTAGAATCTGACTTAGGTAATGATTTCAGCATGTCCAGCCACAGTGAGCTGGAAAATGGCAGTGAGCTGAAGGGTGTCCATGTGTCCACACCTGAAAAAGAGCCATGTGCACCACTGACGATACCATCCATAAGAAATATAATGGCACAGCAGAAGGACTCCTTTGAAATGGAAGAG GTTCAGAGTACTGAGGGAGAAGCTCCTCACGTTCCAGCCGCTTACCAGCTAGGTCTCACCAAGTCAAAAAGAG ATCATTTGTTACGTACTGCAAGTCAACACTCTGACAGCAGTGGCTTTGCTGAAGATTCGACAGACTGCCTCTCCCTCAGTCATCTTCAG GTTCATGAGTCCTTGCAGGCTATGGGGAGTAGTGCCGACAGTTGTGACAGTGAGACAACAGTCACCTCATTTGGTGAAGACCTTGTCACACCAACAGCACAAGACCAGCCTTATTTTCATGAGTCAGAGGAGGAGTCTCTGATCCCTCttcagaagggaagagagaaggcagcAACAATTGCTGATAGAAGGTCAGATAGCCAGAATTTCCCCCAGTGCGAGACTGTTGAGCCTGCAGGGAACACAGAGTccccctgtgggggaggggaccaCATTACTGCAATTACTGAAGTGAAAGAGGATTTGTCTCCAGCACAGCCAGTGGATCTGCTGGGGGAAGCAAGTGCCGAAAGTGATGTGGATAAAAGCAGTGAATGTGAATTTGCCCAGTATACCACACACCATATTCTCAAATCACTGGCTTCCATTGAGGCTAGATGCAGTGAGAAGAGCTCGGAAAATACAACTGGGCCTCCCTCTTCTGTGGACAGAGTTAATACCGCTTTGCAAAGAGCTCAAATGAAGGTTTGCAGTCTGTCTAGTCAGAGAGTAGGGCGTAGCTTGATAAAATCGAAAGATCTGTTAAAACAAAGGTACTTGTTTGCAAAAGCTGGCTATCCTCTAAGAAGGTCTCAGTCTTTACCAACAACCTTATTGAGCCCGGTAAGAGTCGTATCCTCTGTTAATGTTCGGTTGTCCCCAGGAAAAGAGACCAGATGCAGTCCACCGTCCTTCACTTACAAGTACACACCTGAAGAggaacagaaattagaaaaagaggtGATTGAGCACGATGGTCAGTCTTTAGTTAAATCCACTATTTTCATCTCTCCATCATCTGTGAAGAAAGAAGAAGCCTCTCAGAGCGAGGTGAACCGGTTGGAGGAATGCCATCATCGAAGGACTCCTTCCTGTTCGCTCTATGCTCCGGCACCAGTATCTCAGTCCACCTGTTCTCTTCACTCTGCCCACTCGGAGTGGCAGGAGAGGCCCCTGTGTGAGCACATGAGAACTCTGAGCACTCACAGTGTTCCCAACATATCAGGTGCCACCTGTAGTGCCTTCACTACCCCTTTCGGGTGTCCTAACTCGCATCGACATGCTGCCTACCCTTACCGAGCGTGCTCTGTGAACCCCCCTTCCGCCATTGAAATGCAGTTGCGAAGAGTATTGCATGATATTAGAAACTCACTGCAGAATCTTTCACAg TACCCTGTGACGAGAGGACCCGATCTTGCTGCTGCTCCATATAGTACTCAGAAATCATCTGTTCTACCTCTGTATGAA AATACTTTTCAGGAGCTCCAGGTAATGAGGCGGAGCCTGAATTTATTTAGGACGCAAATGATGGATTTAGAGTTGGCAATGCTACGTCAGCAAACCATGGTTTATCATCATATGACCGAGGAGGAAAG gtgtgaggttgatCAGCTTCAGAGTCTGAGGAATTCAGTCCGAATGGAGCTTCAGGACCTGGAGCTGCAGTTGGAGGAGCGCCTGCTGGGCCTGGAGGAGCAGTTCCGGGCTGTGCGCATGCCCTCTCCCTTCCGCGCCTCAGCTCTTGCG GGAATGTGTGGCAGTAGAAGCGCTGATAACTTGTCATGCCCTTCTCCATTGAATGTAATGGAACCA GTCACAGAACTGATGCGGGAACAGTCCTATCTGAAGTCTGAATTAGGCATGGGACTTGGAGAAATGGCATTTGAAATTCCTCCTGGAGAAAGCTCAGAATCCGTTTTCTCCCAAGCAACATCAGAGTCCTCTTCTGTATGTTCTGGTCCCTCTCATGCTAATAGAAGAACTGGAGTACCTTGTAGTGACTCAGTGGGCAAACCCAAGACCCATCTGGTACCAAGCAAGAAAGTATTCCGAGCGTCAGTGGCCCTGACGCCCACTGCTCCTTCTAgaatgggctctgtgcagacacctCCAGATGTGGAAAGTTCTGAGGAAGTTGGTGCAGCTGAAGAAGCGTCAGAGGCTGTAGGACCTAAATCTGTAGTGGAAGAAGGGAATGGAAAAATCCCATTAATGCCAGCTACTGAGGAAATGCATAAAAATGTGGAGCAAGATGAGTTGCAGCAAGTCATACGAGAG ATTAAAGAGTCCATTGTTGGGGAAATCAGACGGGAAATTGTAAGTGGACTTTTGGCAGCAGTGTCTTCAAGTAAAGCATCTAATTCTAAGCAAGATAGTCATTAA
- the ITPRID2 gene encoding protein ITPRID2 isoform X2, with translation MDRPLVASAEAEEELEWQVASRRRKAWAKCRGSWQASETEDLSTEATTQDEDEDDEEDLPGAKLPAAPGRGNVPNEKIAIWLKDCRTPLGASLDEQSSNTLKGVLVRNGGSFEDDLSLGAEANHLHETDTQIENCNNILAKERRLQFHQKGRSMNSTGSGKSSGTVSSVSELLELYEEDPEEILYNLGFGRDEPDIASKIPSRFFNSSSFARGIDIKVFLSAQMQRMEVENPNYALTSRFRQIEVLTTVANAFSSLYSQVSGTPLQRIGSMSSVTSNKETDSPPPLTRSNTANRLMKTLSKLNLCVDKTEKGESSSPSPATDKGKIPNVSVMEESGNKNDQKCQKIVKKKDSSSMLATVKEEVSGSSATVMENSDIDRLSDVANSNFNQKTESEQNGETQSHENKLGEESGILESDLGNDFSMSSHSELENGSELKGVHVSTPEKEPCAPLTIPSIRNIMAQQKDSFEMEEVQSTEGEAPHVPAAYQLGLTKSKRDHLLRTASQHSDSSGFAEDSTDCLSLSHLQVHESLQAMGSSADSCDSETTVTSFGEDLVTPTAQDQPYFHESEEESLIPLQKGREKAATIADRRSDSQNFPQCETVEPAGNTESPCGGGDHITAITEVKEDLSPAQPVDLLGEASAESDVDKSSECEFAQYTTHHILKSLASIEARCSEKSSENTTGPPSSVDRVNTALQRAQMKVCSLSSQRVGRSLIKSKDLLKQRYLFAKAGYPLRRSQSLPTTLLSPVRVVSSVNVRLSPGKETRCSPPSFTYKYTPEEEQKLEKEVIEHDGQSLVKSTIFISPSSVKKEEASQSEVNRLEECHHRRTPSCSLYAPAPVSQSTCSLHSAHSEWQERPLCEHMRTLSTHSVPNISGATCSAFTTPFGCPNSHRHAAYPYRACSVNPPSAIEMQLRRVLHDIRNSLQNLSQYPVTRGPDLAAAPYSTQKSSVLPLYENTFQELQVMRRSLNLFRTQMMDLELAMLRQQTMVYHHMTEEERCEVDQLQSLRNSVRMELQDLELQLEERLLGLEEQFRAVRMPSPFRASALAGMCGSRSADNLSCPSPLNVTELMREQSYLKSELGMGLGEMAFEIPPGESSESVFSQATSESSSVCSGPSHANRRTGVPCSDSVGKPKTHLVPSKKVFRASVALTPTAPSRMGSVQTPPDVESSEEVGAAEEASEAVGPKSVVEEGNGKIPLMPATEEMHKNVEQDELQQVIREIKESIVGEIRREIVSGLLAAVSSSKASNSKQDSH, from the exons ATGGACCGGCCCCTGGTGGCGTCGGCGGAGGCGGAGGAGGAACTGGAGTGGCAAGTGGCGAGTCGCAGGAGGAAGGCCTGGGCCAAGTGCCGCGGCTCCTGGCAGGCGTCGGAAACGGAGGACCTGTCCACAGAAGCGACGACGCaggacgaggacgaggacgaCGAGGAGGACCTCCCGGGCGCGAAGCTGCCGGCGGCCCCGGGGAGAG GAAACGTGCCCAACGAGAAGATCGCGATATGGCTCAAGGACTGCCG TACCCCTTTGGGAGCCTCACTGGATGAGCAAAGCAGTAATACACTCAAGG GTGTGCTTGTGAGAAATGGAGGCAGTTTTGAAGATGATTTGTCATTGGGAGCTGAAG CCAACCACCTCCATGAAACGGATACTCAAATTGAAAACTG CAATAATATCTTGGCCAAAGAGAGAAGACTGCAGTTTCATCAGAAAGGGAGAAGTATGAATTCCACTGGATCTGGGAAAAGTAGTGGCACAGTCTCAAG tgtttCAGAATTGTTGGAACTTTATGAAGAAGATCCTGAAGAAATTCTTTATAATCTTGGATTTGGACGAGATGAACCAGATATTGCTTCCAAAATCCCCTCCagattttttaattcatcatcaTTTGCCAGAGGGATAgatattaaagtatttttgagTGCTCAAATGCAACGGATGGAAGTAGAAAATCCAAATTACGCTTTAACAA gCCGTTTTCGTCAAATCGAAGTGCTTACTACTGTGGccaatgcattttcttctttatattcccAAGTCTCTGGGACTCCCCTGCAGAGAATTGGAAGTATGTCCTCAGTGACTTCTAACAAGGAGACAGACTCACCTCCACCTTTAACCCGAAGTAACACTGCAAATCGTTTAATGAAAACACTATCAAAACTAAATTTATGTGTtgataaaacagagaaaggagaaagtagtAGTCCTTCCCCAGCAACTGATAAAGGAAAGATTCCGAATGTTTCGGTGATGGAAGAAAGTggcaataaaaatgatcaaaaatgtcaaaaaattgtaaaaaagaaagactcaTCTTCTATGTTGGCTACAGTTAAAGAAGAAGTATCAGGTAGTTCAGCAACTGTTATGGAGAATTCTGACATTGATAGACTTTCTGATGTAGCAAATAGCAATTTTAACCAAAAAACTGAAagtgaacaaaatggagaaaCCCAAAGCCATGAGAATAAACTGGGTGAGGAATCTGGTATTCTAGAATCTGACTTAGGTAATGATTTCAGCATGTCCAGCCACAGTGAGCTGGAAAATGGCAGTGAGCTGAAGGGTGTCCATGTGTCCACACCTGAAAAAGAGCCATGTGCACCACTGACGATACCATCCATAAGAAATATAATGGCACAGCAGAAGGACTCCTTTGAAATGGAAGAG GTTCAGAGTACTGAGGGAGAAGCTCCTCACGTTCCAGCCGCTTACCAGCTAGGTCTCACCAAGTCAAAAAGAG ATCATTTGTTACGTACTGCAAGTCAACACTCTGACAGCAGTGGCTTTGCTGAAGATTCGACAGACTGCCTCTCCCTCAGTCATCTTCAG GTTCATGAGTCCTTGCAGGCTATGGGGAGTAGTGCCGACAGTTGTGACAGTGAGACAACAGTCACCTCATTTGGTGAAGACCTTGTCACACCAACAGCACAAGACCAGCCTTATTTTCATGAGTCAGAGGAGGAGTCTCTGATCCCTCttcagaagggaagagagaaggcagcAACAATTGCTGATAGAAGGTCAGATAGCCAGAATTTCCCCCAGTGCGAGACTGTTGAGCCTGCAGGGAACACAGAGTccccctgtgggggaggggaccaCATTACTGCAATTACTGAAGTGAAAGAGGATTTGTCTCCAGCACAGCCAGTGGATCTGCTGGGGGAAGCAAGTGCCGAAAGTGATGTGGATAAAAGCAGTGAATGTGAATTTGCCCAGTATACCACACACCATATTCTCAAATCACTGGCTTCCATTGAGGCTAGATGCAGTGAGAAGAGCTCGGAAAATACAACTGGGCCTCCCTCTTCTGTGGACAGAGTTAATACCGCTTTGCAAAGAGCTCAAATGAAGGTTTGCAGTCTGTCTAGTCAGAGAGTAGGGCGTAGCTTGATAAAATCGAAAGATCTGTTAAAACAAAGGTACTTGTTTGCAAAAGCTGGCTATCCTCTAAGAAGGTCTCAGTCTTTACCAACAACCTTATTGAGCCCGGTAAGAGTCGTATCCTCTGTTAATGTTCGGTTGTCCCCAGGAAAAGAGACCAGATGCAGTCCACCGTCCTTCACTTACAAGTACACACCTGAAGAggaacagaaattagaaaaagaggtGATTGAGCACGATGGTCAGTCTTTAGTTAAATCCACTATTTTCATCTCTCCATCATCTGTGAAGAAAGAAGAAGCCTCTCAGAGCGAGGTGAACCGGTTGGAGGAATGCCATCATCGAAGGACTCCTTCCTGTTCGCTCTATGCTCCGGCACCAGTATCTCAGTCCACCTGTTCTCTTCACTCTGCCCACTCGGAGTGGCAGGAGAGGCCCCTGTGTGAGCACATGAGAACTCTGAGCACTCACAGTGTTCCCAACATATCAGGTGCCACCTGTAGTGCCTTCACTACCCCTTTCGGGTGTCCTAACTCGCATCGACATGCTGCCTACCCTTACCGAGCGTGCTCTGTGAACCCCCCTTCCGCCATTGAAATGCAGTTGCGAAGAGTATTGCATGATATTAGAAACTCACTGCAGAATCTTTCACAg TACCCTGTGACGAGAGGACCCGATCTTGCTGCTGCTCCATATAGTACTCAGAAATCATCTGTTCTACCTCTGTATGAA AATACTTTTCAGGAGCTCCAGGTAATGAGGCGGAGCCTGAATTTATTTAGGACGCAAATGATGGATTTAGAGTTGGCAATGCTACGTCAGCAAACCATGGTTTATCATCATATGACCGAGGAGGAAAG gtgtgaggttgatCAGCTTCAGAGTCTGAGGAATTCAGTCCGAATGGAGCTTCAGGACCTGGAGCTGCAGTTGGAGGAGCGCCTGCTGGGCCTGGAGGAGCAGTTCCGGGCTGTGCGCATGCCCTCTCCCTTCCGCGCCTCAGCTCTTGCG GGAATGTGTGGCAGTAGAAGCGCTGATAACTTGTCATGCCCTTCTCCATTGAAT GTCACAGAACTGATGCGGGAACAGTCCTATCTGAAGTCTGAATTAGGCATGGGACTTGGAGAAATGGCATTTGAAATTCCTCCTGGAGAAAGCTCAGAATCCGTTTTCTCCCAAGCAACATCAGAGTCCTCTTCTGTATGTTCTGGTCCCTCTCATGCTAATAGAAGAACTGGAGTACCTTGTAGTGACTCAGTGGGCAAACCCAAGACCCATCTGGTACCAAGCAAGAAAGTATTCCGAGCGTCAGTGGCCCTGACGCCCACTGCTCCTTCTAgaatgggctctgtgcagacacctCCAGATGTGGAAAGTTCTGAGGAAGTTGGTGCAGCTGAAGAAGCGTCAGAGGCTGTAGGACCTAAATCTGTAGTGGAAGAAGGGAATGGAAAAATCCCATTAATGCCAGCTACTGAGGAAATGCATAAAAATGTGGAGCAAGATGAGTTGCAGCAAGTCATACGAGAG ATTAAAGAGTCCATTGTTGGGGAAATCAGACGGGAAATTGTAAGTGGACTTTTGGCAGCAGTGTCTTCAAGTAAAGCATCTAATTCTAAGCAAGATAGTCATTAA